In the Nitrospirales bacterium LBB_01 genome, one interval contains:
- a CDS encoding glycosyltransferase, giving the protein MLEDKLGISIITYNRDKYLDNTLSSLLNSIFKRCQITVYDNCSTDDTQTICEKYRSLFSNYAVIRHRINIGGGANYLRAVENSDTEYTWILADDDEYDFEDINDVVEAIEGGLYDVISVGDPSGGGVNWKWNNSDVGKRAKELSLEGVKYFYHFNFISCLIFKTVLFDANCLRISYEFFTHNIVNLEFINKSINENFNMYISKKCLVTFTCHQPPPYTLVRQWHGFIHCFAKFDDPHFRECILRGRGALKLYKIGNIFLLAIEKIFFKDRFYPMIVDMFLNISWKSRVYVLPLVPFILIPTPVYKAMRYVYRFVREKILRLPPQTLFIDTSRD; this is encoded by the coding sequence TTGCTTGAAGATAAGCTCGGTATATCAATTATTACTTACAACAGGGATAAATATCTGGATAACACCTTGTCAAGTCTTTTAAACAGCATTTTTAAAAGATGCCAGATAACAGTCTATGACAACTGCTCTACAGATGATACGCAAACAATTTGTGAAAAGTACAGAAGTTTGTTTTCAAACTATGCGGTGATTCGGCATAGGATAAATATTGGAGGCGGAGCTAATTACCTCCGTGCCGTTGAAAACTCTGACACCGAATATACGTGGATACTGGCCGATGACGATGAGTACGACTTTGAGGATATTAACGATGTTGTTGAGGCAATAGAGGGCGGCCTCTATGATGTGATTAGTGTAGGAGATCCCAGCGGCGGCGGCGTCAATTGGAAATGGAATAACAGTGATGTTGGTAAAAGAGCAAAGGAATTAAGCCTGGAGGGTGTTAAGTACTTTTATCATTTTAACTTTATATCTTGCCTCATATTTAAAACAGTGCTTTTTGATGCAAATTGTTTAAGAATAAGTTACGAGTTTTTCACGCACAATATAGTCAATCTTGAGTTTATAAATAAATCGATAAATGAAAACTTCAATATGTATATCAGCAAGAAATGTCTGGTAACGTTTACATGTCATCAACCGCCTCCATATACCCTTGTGAGACAGTGGCATGGTTTTATACATTGTTTTGCAAAATTTGACGACCCACACTTTCGGGAGTGTATATTAAGAGGCAGGGGAGCACTTAAATTATACAAGATAGGAAATATATTTCTTTTGGCAATTGAGAAAATATTTTTCAAAGACAGGTTTTATCCGATGATAGTGGATATGTTTCTAAATATTTCGTGGAAAAGCAGGGTTTATGTTTTGCCTCTTGTTCCATTTATCCTGATTCCAACCCCCGTGTATAAAGCGATGAGGTACGTGTATCGTTTTGTTCGGGAAAAAATATTGCGTTTGCCGCCTCAAACACTATTTATTGATACTTCAAGGGATTAA
- a CDS encoding class I SAM-dependent methyltransferase: protein MVKKARCCPICSTTEKVCLYKQNFNNDVISLMDSYDVVVCSNCGFAYADNIPRQSIFDNYYEVMSKYEFNYNDGVVSGDYIDYYTKIADFIAPYIADKNAAILDMGCSTGCLLSIFKSRGYSNLLGVDPSPSCVKTAKQLYNIEAVTGNINSLVDNEKFDLIILSAVLEHLVDYESSMQAVRSLLKDNGLLFIAVPDAERFGNFISAPFQQFSTEHISYFSQYSLKNMLSAFSFTILKIYQSESKLNMTTEPDIFVITQKSNEKSFSHVKDNTSELKLRDYIAKCTDIETEIKKIIKDKLAATDKVIVWGTGTHTQRLLSCGLDISKIQYFVDSNTRYTGKKLKGTEIKLPAAITEPEYPILISTYTYQKEIAHQIRNILKLKNEIITIYSEVG, encoded by the coding sequence ATGGTAAAAAAGGCCAGGTGCTGTCCGATTTGTTCCACTACAGAGAAGGTTTGTCTTTATAAGCAAAACTTCAATAATGACGTTATTTCTCTGATGGACAGTTATGATGTTGTCGTATGCAGCAATTGTGGATTTGCATATGCAGACAATATTCCCCGGCAGTCCATTTTTGATAATTATTACGAGGTAATGTCTAAGTACGAATTTAACTATAACGACGGCGTTGTTTCAGGAGATTATATTGATTATTATACTAAAATCGCTGACTTTATAGCTCCATACATCGCTGATAAAAACGCTGCAATACTTGACATGGGGTGTTCGACAGGCTGTTTATTGTCCATATTTAAGTCTAGAGGTTACTCCAATCTTTTAGGGGTTGATCCCTCGCCATCCTGTGTAAAAACTGCAAAGCAATTGTATAATATTGAGGCCGTCACCGGTAATATTAATAGTTTAGTTGACAATGAGAAATTTGATTTAATTATTCTCTCTGCGGTTTTAGAACATTTGGTGGATTATGAAAGCTCAATGCAAGCTGTCCGCTCATTACTCAAAGACAATGGCCTCTTGTTTATAGCAGTCCCTGACGCTGAAAGGTTTGGAAACTTTATATCTGCCCCTTTTCAACAATTCAGCACTGAGCATATAAGCTATTTTTCACAGTACTCTTTGAAAAACATGTTATCAGCCTTTTCTTTCACAATACTAAAAATATATCAGAGTGAAAGTAAGTTGAACATGACAACAGAGCCCGATATTTTTGTGATAACACAAAAATCAAATGAAAAATCTTTCTCACATGTTAAAGACAATACAAGTGAATTAAAATTAAGAGATTACATCGCTAAATGTACAGATATTGAAACTGAAATAAAAAAAATCATCAAAGATAAATTAGCAGCTACGGACAAAGTAATAGTGTGGGGAACAGGAACTCATACTCAGAGGCTTTTGAGTTGCGGGCTGGATATTTCAAAAATACAGTATTTTGTGGATTCAAACACAAGATATACAGGGAAAAAACTAAAAGGAACAGAGATTAAATTGCCTGCTGCTATCACAGAGCCGGAATACCCAATTTTGATATCCACTTATACTTATCAAAAAGAGATTGCCCATCAGATTAGGAATATTTTGAAACTCAAAAATGAAATAATAACGATATACAGCGAGGTGGGTTGA
- a CDS encoding NAD(P)-dependent oxidoreductase translates to MKILITGGTGFIGRNLKERFSKIYETHAPTSSELNLLCEKTVSEYIRKHNFDVVIHTATWNATKTSSKDLSLVLHNNLKMFFNLVRCSDAYGKMIYYGSGTEFDRKHWIPKMSEDYFDTHMPADDYGFSKYIMTKYTADNIYNLRLFGIFGKYEDWEIRFISNACCKALFDLPITIKQNVLFDYIYIEDLLNITQWFIEHDAAHRCYNVCRGEAYELVTLAKMVLAAADKELDIVIAKDGLGTELSGDNSKLLRELRGYEFYSMKESIAQLYVWYSGQAKYIEKEKLLVDK, encoded by the coding sequence ATGAAAATTCTTATAACAGGCGGCACCGGATTTATCGGGCGTAACTTAAAGGAGCGGTTCAGTAAAATATATGAAACACATGCTCCCACAAGCTCAGAACTAAATCTGCTGTGTGAAAAAACCGTGTCTGAGTATATCAGAAAACACAACTTTGATGTTGTTATACACACTGCTACGTGGAATGCCACAAAGACCTCGTCAAAGGACTTATCGCTGGTGTTACATAATAATCTGAAAATGTTTTTTAATCTTGTAAGATGTTCTGATGCTTACGGTAAAATGATCTACTATGGTTCGGGGACTGAGTTTGACAGAAAACATTGGATTCCCAAAATGAGTGAGGATTATTTTGATACCCATATGCCGGCTGACGATTATGGGTTTTCAAAATATATAATGACCAAATACACCGCGGACAACATCTATAATCTGCGGTTATTTGGAATTTTTGGTAAATATGAGGACTGGGAAATCAGATTTATCTCTAATGCCTGCTGTAAGGCTTTATTTGATTTACCAATTACAATAAAACAAAACGTACTTTTTGATTACATTTATATAGAGGATCTTTTAAATATTACGCAATGGTTTATAGAGCATGATGCAGCGCACAGGTGTTATAATGTCTGCAGAGGAGAGGCATACGAGCTTGTAACACTGGCTAAAATGGTTCTTGCTGCAGCCGATAAGGAATTGGATATCGTTATAGCTAAAGATGGGCTTGGAACAGAATTAAGCGGTGATAATTCAAAGCTGCTGCGTGAACTAAGGGGCTACGAATTTTACAGCATGAAAGAAAGCATTGCACAGTTATATGTCTGGTATAGCGGGCAAGCAAAATACATTGAAAAAGAAAAACTGCTTGTTGATAAATAA
- a CDS encoding FkbM family methyltransferase, which translates to MQNHRETLLQLFDDPSLFNNTSNSVHNLLGSKKVILYGGGRGFTTFSVFVLKQYQLKVHAVLDIKFKAGDTLCGVPAFSPFDFSPTNDEKESAVVVVTVGKMEYHKEIFNSLRQLGFKNIITATDIYEYHLCHNAQAGIGELGFDYYTANKEKILASFDLFKDEQSREIYVRFMQTHMQRKPVKIPADAPELQYFPSDIKLNKGVSRLINCGAYDGDTIRRLNALYGKTEAIVCFEPDLKNFDVLTKYLSSNHNLLAQSVTAFPCGVFSRNTQFRFAGGYGSDCAISDEGESVIQCAALDTVVPGFNPTLINMDVEGAELEALKGAETLIRESKPDLAISVYHLPNHIWDIPLYVDSLKLGYNFSLRNYTSFIMDTVLYSTI; encoded by the coding sequence ATGCAAAACCATAGAGAAACGCTTCTGCAATTGTTTGACGACCCGTCTTTATTTAACAATACATCAAACTCTGTGCATAATTTACTTGGCAGCAAAAAGGTGATACTTTACGGCGGCGGCAGAGGTTTTACGACATTCTCGGTTTTTGTTTTAAAACAATATCAGCTTAAAGTTCATGCTGTGTTGGACATAAAATTTAAAGCCGGTGATACCCTTTGCGGAGTGCCTGCGTTTTCACCATTTGATTTTTCTCCGACCAACGATGAAAAGGAAAGCGCTGTCGTGGTAGTAACCGTAGGCAAGATGGAGTATCATAAGGAGATATTTAACAGCCTGCGTCAGTTAGGGTTTAAAAACATAATAACAGCAACTGATATATATGAGTATCATCTGTGCCATAACGCACAGGCAGGGATTGGAGAGTTGGGGTTTGATTATTATACCGCTAACAAAGAAAAGATATTGGCCTCTTTTGATCTGTTTAAGGATGAGCAGAGCCGTGAAATCTATGTCCGTTTTATGCAAACGCATATGCAGAGAAAACCGGTTAAAATTCCGGCCGATGCTCCAGAGCTGCAGTATTTTCCGTCTGACATTAAATTAAACAAAGGAGTTTCACGTCTTATAAATTGCGGGGCCTATGACGGCGACACAATTAGGCGGCTTAACGCCCTGTATGGTAAAACGGAGGCAATCGTCTGCTTTGAACCCGATTTGAAAAATTTTGACGTTCTGACAAAATATTTGAGCAGCAATCACAATCTACTGGCACAGAGTGTCACTGCTTTCCCATGCGGCGTTTTTAGCCGTAACACGCAGTTTCGTTTTGCGGGGGGTTACGGCAGCGACTGTGCAATCTCAGATGAGGGAGAATCAGTCATTCAATGTGCTGCATTGGATACGGTAGTACCCGGGTTTAATCCGACCCTTATCAATATGGACGTAGAGGGCGCTGAGCTAGAAGCGTTAAAGGGTGCCGAGACGCTCATAAGAGAAAGCAAACCCGACCTTGCCATAAGCGTTTATCACCTGCCAAACCACATATGGGACATTCCTCTCTATGTTGACAGTTTAAAGTTGGGGTATAATTTCTCTTTGCGTAACTATACCTCATTTATCATGGACACCGTGCTCTATTCAACAATATGA
- a CDS encoding glycosyltransferase family 2 protein, translated as MVEEKLGITIITYNRASYLDETLRQLLSSPFKDCKITILDNCSPDGTPVICEKYSRLFNHIATVRHRHNIGAGANYSRAVEISDMQYTWVICDDDTFNFTDVSDVIDAIMGGSFDIIIVGSPGLFDAQRGLSGTPLDLIKQGVHYHYVLSFIPGFIYRTEKYDSQCLIGNYKLLPYSYPHFAIIDKSVRENFNVYVSAQLIVIRNLLGATHNTLLSWYRHWVYSCSIIEDSKLRELTMASPFKQQGGYRFLMMFIGHGKIFNKGTFYKEMMTIFVRFSWKLRLISLPMIFIPRPVYIVMRHTYRFIQEKIFKSTPAPLEIDKTRG; from the coding sequence GTGGTAGAAGAGAAACTTGGCATAACTATAATTACCTACAACAGGGCATCGTACTTAGATGAAACCCTGCGCCAGCTCCTAAGCAGTCCTTTTAAAGACTGTAAGATAACAATCTTAGACAACTGCTCACCTGATGGCACCCCTGTTATATGTGAAAAGTACAGCCGTCTTTTCAATCACATTGCAACTGTTCGCCATAGACACAATATAGGCGCCGGTGCAAATTATTCACGTGCTGTGGAAATCTCTGACATGCAGTACACATGGGTAATATGTGATGACGACACGTTTAATTTTACGGATGTCTCTGACGTCATTGATGCGATAATGGGCGGTTCTTTTGATATTATTATAGTTGGTTCTCCAGGGCTTTTTGATGCACAAAGGGGCTTAAGCGGCACTCCGCTGGATTTGATTAAACAAGGCGTACATTATCATTATGTGCTGTCTTTTATACCAGGATTTATTTATAGAACCGAAAAATATGATTCCCAGTGTCTAATAGGAAATTATAAACTGCTGCCATATTCTTATCCCCACTTTGCAATTATTGACAAGTCGGTTAGAGAAAATTTCAACGTATATGTATCGGCACAACTGATAGTTATCAGAAATCTTTTGGGAGCAACCCATAACACTCTTCTATCATGGTACAGGCATTGGGTATATAGCTGTTCAATTATAGAGGATTCCAAACTGAGGGAGCTGACTATGGCCTCGCCTTTCAAACAACAAGGCGGCTACAGGTTTCTTATGATGTTTATAGGCCATGGTAAAATATTTAATAAGGGTACTTTTTATAAGGAAATGATGACAATATTTGTGAGGTTTTCGTGGAAACTTCGTCTGATAAGTTTACCGATGATCTTTATTCCAAGACCTGTGTATATCGTTATGAGACATACGTACAGATTTATTCAGGAAAAGATATTTAAGAGCACCCCAGCCCCCTTAGAGATAGACAAAACAAGGGGATAG